A region of the Prochlorococcus marinus XMU1402 genome:
AACAGCTTTATCACTAGATATCAATAAAAAGTTTTCGATATTATTTTTAAGTGATAATTGACATAATTTATATGTATTAATAAGATTATTTTCTATTCCTGATAATTGATTCTCTTCCACAATTGGCACATGTTTATATGCAGCAGCATGAAAGATTACTTGAACATTATATTTATTCATTAAGTTATCAACAAATACATCATGAGAAATATCACCAAGAATATATACAACTTCTGTTAAACAATTAGAAGAATATTTTTTTAGTTTATGGATTAGATCGTATAAGGAAGATTCATTTCTTTCTATTATTATCAATTTTTTTGGTAAGTAATTTAGTAATTGCAAACATAATTCACTTCCGATAGACCCACCACCACCTGTAATCATTATTATTTTCGAATTTATACCTTTTTGAATAAGTTTAACTTCTTTTTTAGCAACATCTCTTCTAAGTAAATCATTTATATTGACAGGCTTTAGATTTTCTACTATCAGTTGACCGGATGCTATTTCTGCGAGAGTTGGGACTTCAAGTATAGAAACAGTAACCTCATTAAGACTGTTAACTATTCTTTTTTTATCTTTTAATTTTATTAAAGGCATAGCTAAAAGAACTTTTTCTATCTTTTTACTTTTTATAAATTGATTTAAGTTTTTTGGTGATATTATCTTTATGCCATCTATTTCATTACCCCATAGTTGAGGATCATCATCTACAAAGGCAATTATCCTATCTAATCTTGCAATTTTTAATGATTTTGAAAGTATAACTCCTGCATTTCCAGCACCATATATCACAGTATTTGATCTACGTCTTTTAATAAAAAAAATACTTTGTAGCCAATCTCTAATAAGAAATCTTGATAAACTCATTAAAGATGTTGATGTAAGCCAAATCCAAATCCAAATTGATAAATCAGGAATAGCTTTCCCAAATATAATTCCAAAAATATATGTAAAGAAAAATGATATTAATAATCTAAAAGATAAAAGATAAACTGATTTACTTCCGAGATATCTTGTAAGACTCCTATAATTTCCTAAAATAAATAATATTGGGATACATATTGCAGGTGATATTAGTAACCATTGGTAAGAATTTAATTGTTCACCCTGAATTAAAAATCTACTGTAATTTGGATATATAGCAGCAATTATTAGTAATATATCAAGAAAAAGAATAAGTATTCTTCTGTAAAATTGAGGTAAGGAAAGGAGTTTACGTTGTAATGAAATATTAAAGTTCATTTCTTGTCAATTTTTTTCATATTAATTTGAAGCACTTTTTAGTACATTTTTGATATTTTCAGCATATTCATGCATTTCTTCAATACTTATAAGCGGATCAACAAGAAAAGATAAACTTGTCTCCCCAAGATTTCTAGCATTATTTAATCTTTTGGAGGGTTGCATATTAAGTTTCTTGAAGCATTTCTCCATATATATTTCTCCACAGCTACCAGCGAATACTGGAAATCCTGCCTCAGTCAATGTATTTATTATTCTATCTCTGCTCCAATCTTTAGACAATTTATCTTCTTTTATATAGGCGTAAAACTTATACCAAGCATGTTTAACTGATTTAGGTGGCATTGGTATCCTTACAAGATCCAATGTATTTAAAATTGAAGAAATTATTAAAGCATTTCTCTCTCTAATTTTTTGTGTTTCATCTAGTTTTTTTAACTGTATTCGACCAATACTTGCTTGTAACTCTGTCATCCTATAATTTGAACCAAGATCTTCATGTAGAAATTTATATCCAGTAGAATATTGTTGATTAAATACAGCCTTATATGACTTGCCATGATCTTTATATGACCAAATTTTTTCGTAAATTTCCTGATCATTTGTTGTAATCATTCCACCTTCCCCTGCGGTAGAAATTATCTTATCTTGACAAAAGCTCCAGCAACTTAGATGCCCAAAACTTCCAACTGATCTATAAACATCTCGAAATTTAATTTTAGCGCCATGCGCTTGTGAACAATCTTCAACAAGATATAGCCTATTATTTTTTGCAATTTTGCAAATATTCTCCATATCTGCAGGCCAGCCTCCTATATGGACAACTGCAATAGCTTTTGTATTTTTTGTAATAAGTGGTTCTATCGCTGATGGACTTATACATCCTGTATTTATATCGACATCAGCAAAAATTATTTTCGCTCCTAAATTAATTGCTGCCATTGAAGTGGCTATAAAAGTTCGAGGCGTTGTAATAATTTCATCTCCCTCTTTAATACCAATTGCCCTATAACCAGCTTCTAAAGCCATTGTCCCATTAGCTAAAGCTACCCCAAATTTTGAGCCAATATATTTTGCAAATTCTTTTTCAAAAGCTTTACATTCGCTACCGGTCCAATAATTAACTTTTCCTGAGGATAAAACATTCAATGCTGCTTCTATTTCAGCTTTTGTGTATTTAGGCCATCTATTTAACTTCATAGAATTAATTTTTAATCTTTGCTGGGACTCCAATCGCATTCACGGAGTTTGGAATATTACTTATAACAGCTGCATTAGCTCCGATTTTGACATCAGAACCAATAGTAATGTTTTCAATAACAGAAGCTCCGATTCCTATCCAAGATCTATCTCCAATATGTACAGATCCCGCAATATTTACTCCTGGTGCTATATGAACACCATGACCTAAAAATGAATCGTGATCTATAGAGCATGAATTATTAATAATTAATCCTTTACCACCTTTGACCCCAGTCTGAATAGTTGATTGGGAAAGTACTATTGAACCTATCCCTAATGATGCAGATTTAGAAACCCAAGCAGTTGGATGAATTATGATGGGAATTTCATATTTAAGATTTTCTAATTGATCTATTAATTTTAGTCTTCTTTCAGAGTCCCCTATTGCTACAAAAGCATATTTAAAATTTGATCTGAAT
Encoded here:
- a CDS encoding nucleoside-diphosphate sugar epimerase/dehydratase, with the translated sequence MNFNISLQRKLLSLPQFYRRILILFLDILLIIAAIYPNYSRFLIQGEQLNSYQWLLISPAICIPILFILGNYRSLTRYLGSKSVYLLSFRLLISFFFTYIFGIIFGKAIPDLSIWIWIWLTSTSLMSLSRFLIRDWLQSIFFIKRRRSNTVIYGAGNAGVILSKSLKIARLDRIIAFVDDDPQLWGNEIDGIKIISPKNLNQFIKSKKIEKVLLAMPLIKLKDKKRIVNSLNEVTVSILEVPTLAEIASGQLIVENLKPVNINDLLRRDVAKKEVKLIQKGINSKIIMITGGGGSIGSELCLQLLNYLPKKLIIIERNESSLYDLIHKLKKYSSNCLTEVVYILGDISHDVFVDNLMNKYNVQVIFHAAAYKHVPIVEENQLSGIENNLINTYKLCQLSLKNNIENFLLISSDKAVRPTNTMGATKRAAELIVQASDKLKKECSFSIVRFGNVIGSSGSVVPLFQKQISQGGPITITDKKVIRYFMTIEEAVGLVLQVQSLAKGGDVFLLDMGKPVKIIDLAYQMAKLNGKIIKDSTNPHGDIDIIEIGLRPGEKLYEELLISGKSIRTQHPLIYKAIESLLPYEEIEEAIQKIKLHISKNNKNDAIKCLKEMVPEWEIKTIN
- a CDS encoding DegT/DnrJ/EryC1/StrS family aminotransferase gives rise to the protein MKLNRWPKYTKAEIEAALNVLSSGKVNYWTGSECKAFEKEFAKYIGSKFGVALANGTMALEAGYRAIGIKEGDEIITTPRTFIATSMAAINLGAKIIFADVDINTGCISPSAIEPLITKNTKAIAVVHIGGWPADMENICKIAKNNRLYLVEDCSQAHGAKIKFRDVYRSVGSFGHLSCWSFCQDKIISTAGEGGMITTNDQEIYEKIWSYKDHGKSYKAVFNQQYSTGYKFLHEDLGSNYRMTELQASIGRIQLKKLDETQKIRERNALIISSILNTLDLVRIPMPPKSVKHAWYKFYAYIKEDKLSKDWSRDRIINTLTEAGFPVFAGSCGEIYMEKCFKKLNMQPSKRLNNARNLGETSLSFLVDPLISIEEMHEYAENIKNVLKSASN
- a CDS encoding acetyltransferase, translated to MKKIIIIGAGGHSNVIEDTLIELEIFNEIAYLDDNFNNNTKTFFSKTKNILGTTDQIFDKQFRSNFKYAFVAIGDSERRLKLIDQLENLKYEIPIIIHPTAWVSKSASLGIGSIVLSQSTIQTGVKGGKGLIINNSCSIDHDSFLGHGVHIAPGVNIAGSVHIGDRSWIGIGASVIENITIGSDVKIGANAAVISNIPNSVNAIGVPAKIKN